One genomic segment of Coffea arabica cultivar ET-39 chromosome 6e, Coffea Arabica ET-39 HiFi, whole genome shotgun sequence includes these proteins:
- the LOC113694773 gene encoding uncharacterized protein, whose product MEAEESNGEKEVTTVPLSEVVSECVKRWFSDTLKEAKAGDVNMQVLVGQMYFNGYGVTRDAQKGGIWMRRASRVRSSVWKVSNKRPGYNASDSDSEELIG is encoded by the exons ATGGAAGCAGAGGAGAGCAACGGTGAGAAGGAGGTGACGACAGTGCCACTTTCTGAAGTGGTGTCGGAGTGCGTCAAAAGGTGGTTTAGTGACACCCTCAAAGAGGCCAAAGCCGGAGATGTTAATATGCAGGTTTTGGTGGGTCAGATGTACTTTAACGGCTACGGTGTTACCCGGGATGCCCAAAAG GGAGGAATTTGGATGAGAAGAGCTTCAAGAGTGAGATCTTCAGTTTGGAAAGTTAGCAACAAACGCCCAG GTTACAATGCAAGTGACTCAGATTCTGAAGAGTTGATTGGTTAA
- the LOC113695589 gene encoding solute carrier family 40 member 2-like isoform X3, whose amino-acid sequence MLNRPLISEPQEQQRQPLSFPPSLLNYLYVGHFLARWGARMWEFSVGLYMINVWPDSLALAAAYGVVESASTALVGPVVGRLVDKFTYIKVLRLWLLSQNFSFMIAGGTVVALLLYEDVKSENFIVFLSFILLINISGAVGGLSTLAGTILVEREWVVVISEGQHPGVLTKMNATIRRIDLVCKLFAPVVSGFIISFVSLTASALTLAIWNILSVCLQYWLLMSVYNGIPALSESSQKRVYRSLPTDSERSSLTDESRNSHYLGDNDLEPLDHGWMRKVIERISRISYFSAWKVYLEQDVVLPGIALALLYFTVLSFGTLMTAALVWQGIPAYIIGIARGISATIGILATFLYPVLESQLSTLRTGLWSIWSQWTCLVVCVASIWVPNKLGAAYLLMGGVALSRLGLWMFDLAVIQQMQDQVPESDRCVVGGVQNSLQSVLDLTTYVMGIIISNPRDFWKLIILSLLVVTLAAVLYSIHIYRVRKHLFHLEKLYPLVRIVFR is encoded by the exons ATGTTGAACAGGCCGTTAATTTCTGAACCTCAAGAGCAGCAGCGGCAGCCTCTTTCCTTTCCCCCGTCTCTCCTCAATTATCTCTACGTTGGTCACTTCCTAGCCAGATGGGGTGCCAG AATGTGGGAATTCTCTGTTGGTCTGTACATGATTAATGTCTGGCCGGATTCGCTGGCCCTTGCTGCTGCTTATGGTGTGGTGGAATCTGCCTCCACGGCATTAGTTGGTCCTGTTGTTGGACGGTTGGTTGATAAGTTCACGTACATCAAG GTTCTTCGACTTTGGTTATTAAGCCAAAATTTCTCCTTTATGATTGCTGGAGGCACTGTGGTTGCACTTCTGCTGTATGAGGATGTGAAGTCAGAAAATTTCATAGTATTTTTGTCGTTTATCCTGTTAATCAATATTTCTGGAGCTGTTGGTGGGCTCTCCACTCTTGCTGGAACCATTCTGGTTGAAAGAGAATG GGTGGTTGTGATATCAGAAGGTCAACATCCAGGTGTCCTGACTAAGATGAATGCAACCATTCGAAGGATTGATTTAGTTTGCAAGTTATTTGCTCCTGTAGTCTCTGGTTTCATCATCAGCTTTGTCTCTCTAACTGCTTCAGCTTTAACTCTAGCTATCTGGAATATATTGTCCGTTTGCTTGCAGTATTGGCTTCTAATGTCTGTATACAATGGAATTCCTGCTTTAAGTGAAAGCAGTCAAAAGAGGGTTTATAGATCTCTGCCAACTGATTCGGAAAGAAGCTCCTTGACTGATGAAAGTAGAAACTCTCACTACTTAGGTGATAATGATTTGGAGCCTCTCGACCACGGCTGGATGAGAAAAGTAATCGAACGAATTTCAAGAATCTCTTACTTCAGTGCATGGAAAGTTTATCTAGAGCAAGATGTGGTTCTGCCTGGAATTGCGCTTGCTTTACTCTACTTTACCGTACTTAG CTTCGGAACTCTAATGACTGCTGCTTTGGTATGGCAAGGCATACCAGCCTATATAATTGGGATTGCACGAGGAATAAGCGCCACGATAGGGATTCTTGCAACTTTTTTGTACCCTGTTTTAGAATCACAGCTTTCAACACTTCGTACAGGTCTCTGGTCAATTTGGTCTCAG TGGACTTGCCTAGTGGTATGTGTAGCTTCAATTTGGGTCCCGAATAAACTTGGAGCAGCATATTTGCTTATGGGTGGAGTGGCTCTGTCACGTCTTGGACTTTGGATGTTTGATTTAGCAGTCATTCAGCAAATGCAG GATCAAGTTCCGGAATCTGATCGTTGTGTTGTTGGAGGTGTTCAAAACTCTCTACAGTCTGTGTTGGACTTGACCACTTATGTCATGGGCATAATAATATCTAATCCCCGG GACTTCTGGAAGTTGATAATCTTATCTTTGCTCGTGGTGACACTGGCTGCAGTACTGTACAGTATACACATTTATCGCGTAAGAAAGCATCTCTTTCATTTGGAGAAGCTGTATCCACTTGTCAGAATTGTTTTCAG ATAA
- the LOC113695589 gene encoding solute carrier family 40 member 2-like isoform X1 yields the protein MLNRPLISEPQEQQRQPLSFPPSLLNYLYVGHFLARWGARMWEFSVGLYMINVWPDSLALAAAYGVVESASTALVGPVVGRLVDKFTYIKVLRLWLLSQNFSFMIAGGTVVALLLYEDVKSENFIVFLSFILLINISGAVGGLSTLAGTILVEREWVVVISEGQHPGVLTKMNATIRRIDLVCKLFAPVVSGFIISFVSLTASALTLAIWNILSVCLQYWLLMSVYNGIPALSESSQKRVYRSLPTDSERSSLTDESRNSHYLGDNDLEPLDHGWMRKVIERISRISYFSAWKVYLEQDVVLPGIALALLYFTVLSFGTLMTAALVWQGIPAYIIGIARGISATIGILATFLYPVLESQLSTLRTGLWSIWSQWTCLVVCVASIWVPNKLGAAYLLMGGVALSRLGLWMFDLAVIQQMQDQVPESDRCVVGGVQNSLQSVLDLTTYVMGIIISNPRDFWKLIILSLLVVTLAAVLYSIHIYRVRKHLFHLEKLYPLVRIVFSDDHMRCSKILES from the exons ATGTTGAACAGGCCGTTAATTTCTGAACCTCAAGAGCAGCAGCGGCAGCCTCTTTCCTTTCCCCCGTCTCTCCTCAATTATCTCTACGTTGGTCACTTCCTAGCCAGATGGGGTGCCAG AATGTGGGAATTCTCTGTTGGTCTGTACATGATTAATGTCTGGCCGGATTCGCTGGCCCTTGCTGCTGCTTATGGTGTGGTGGAATCTGCCTCCACGGCATTAGTTGGTCCTGTTGTTGGACGGTTGGTTGATAAGTTCACGTACATCAAG GTTCTTCGACTTTGGTTATTAAGCCAAAATTTCTCCTTTATGATTGCTGGAGGCACTGTGGTTGCACTTCTGCTGTATGAGGATGTGAAGTCAGAAAATTTCATAGTATTTTTGTCGTTTATCCTGTTAATCAATATTTCTGGAGCTGTTGGTGGGCTCTCCACTCTTGCTGGAACCATTCTGGTTGAAAGAGAATG GGTGGTTGTGATATCAGAAGGTCAACATCCAGGTGTCCTGACTAAGATGAATGCAACCATTCGAAGGATTGATTTAGTTTGCAAGTTATTTGCTCCTGTAGTCTCTGGTTTCATCATCAGCTTTGTCTCTCTAACTGCTTCAGCTTTAACTCTAGCTATCTGGAATATATTGTCCGTTTGCTTGCAGTATTGGCTTCTAATGTCTGTATACAATGGAATTCCTGCTTTAAGTGAAAGCAGTCAAAAGAGGGTTTATAGATCTCTGCCAACTGATTCGGAAAGAAGCTCCTTGACTGATGAAAGTAGAAACTCTCACTACTTAGGTGATAATGATTTGGAGCCTCTCGACCACGGCTGGATGAGAAAAGTAATCGAACGAATTTCAAGAATCTCTTACTTCAGTGCATGGAAAGTTTATCTAGAGCAAGATGTGGTTCTGCCTGGAATTGCGCTTGCTTTACTCTACTTTACCGTACTTAG CTTCGGAACTCTAATGACTGCTGCTTTGGTATGGCAAGGCATACCAGCCTATATAATTGGGATTGCACGAGGAATAAGCGCCACGATAGGGATTCTTGCAACTTTTTTGTACCCTGTTTTAGAATCACAGCTTTCAACACTTCGTACAGGTCTCTGGTCAATTTGGTCTCAG TGGACTTGCCTAGTGGTATGTGTAGCTTCAATTTGGGTCCCGAATAAACTTGGAGCAGCATATTTGCTTATGGGTGGAGTGGCTCTGTCACGTCTTGGACTTTGGATGTTTGATTTAGCAGTCATTCAGCAAATGCAG GATCAAGTTCCGGAATCTGATCGTTGTGTTGTTGGAGGTGTTCAAAACTCTCTACAGTCTGTGTTGGACTTGACCACTTATGTCATGGGCATAATAATATCTAATCCCCGG GACTTCTGGAAGTTGATAATCTTATCTTTGCTCGTGGTGACACTGGCTGCAGTACTGTACAGTATACACATTTATCGCGTAAGAAAGCATCTCTTTCATTTGGAGAAGCTGTATCCACTTGTCAGAATTGTTTTCAG TGATGATCATATGCGTTGCTCGAAGATACTGGAAAGTTAA
- the LOC113695589 gene encoding solute carrier family 40 member 2-like isoform X2, whose protein sequence is MLNRPLISEPQEQQRQPLSFPPSLLNYLYVGHFLARWGARMWEFSVGLYMINVWPDSLALAAAYGVVESASTALVGPVVGRLVDKFTYIKVLRLWLLSQNFSFMIAGGTVVALLLYEDVKSENFIVFLSFILLINISGAVGGLSTLAGTILVEREWVVVISEGQHPGVLTKMNATIRRIDLVCKLFAPVVSGFIISFVSLTASALTLAIWNILSVCLQYWLLMSVYNGIPALSESSQKRVYRSLPTDSERSSLTDESRNSHYLGDNDLEPLDHGWMRKVIERISRISYFSAWKVYLEQDVVLPGIALALLYFTVLSFGTLMTAALVWQGIPAYIIGIARGISATIGILATFLYPVLESQLSTLRTGLWSIWSQWTCLVVCVASIWVPNKLGAAYLLMGGVALSRLGLWMFDLAVIQQMQDQVPESDRCVVGGVQNSLQSVLDLTTYVMGIIISNPRDFWKLIILSLLVVTLAAVLYSIHIYRVRKHLFHLEKLYPLVRIVFRST, encoded by the exons ATGTTGAACAGGCCGTTAATTTCTGAACCTCAAGAGCAGCAGCGGCAGCCTCTTTCCTTTCCCCCGTCTCTCCTCAATTATCTCTACGTTGGTCACTTCCTAGCCAGATGGGGTGCCAG AATGTGGGAATTCTCTGTTGGTCTGTACATGATTAATGTCTGGCCGGATTCGCTGGCCCTTGCTGCTGCTTATGGTGTGGTGGAATCTGCCTCCACGGCATTAGTTGGTCCTGTTGTTGGACGGTTGGTTGATAAGTTCACGTACATCAAG GTTCTTCGACTTTGGTTATTAAGCCAAAATTTCTCCTTTATGATTGCTGGAGGCACTGTGGTTGCACTTCTGCTGTATGAGGATGTGAAGTCAGAAAATTTCATAGTATTTTTGTCGTTTATCCTGTTAATCAATATTTCTGGAGCTGTTGGTGGGCTCTCCACTCTTGCTGGAACCATTCTGGTTGAAAGAGAATG GGTGGTTGTGATATCAGAAGGTCAACATCCAGGTGTCCTGACTAAGATGAATGCAACCATTCGAAGGATTGATTTAGTTTGCAAGTTATTTGCTCCTGTAGTCTCTGGTTTCATCATCAGCTTTGTCTCTCTAACTGCTTCAGCTTTAACTCTAGCTATCTGGAATATATTGTCCGTTTGCTTGCAGTATTGGCTTCTAATGTCTGTATACAATGGAATTCCTGCTTTAAGTGAAAGCAGTCAAAAGAGGGTTTATAGATCTCTGCCAACTGATTCGGAAAGAAGCTCCTTGACTGATGAAAGTAGAAACTCTCACTACTTAGGTGATAATGATTTGGAGCCTCTCGACCACGGCTGGATGAGAAAAGTAATCGAACGAATTTCAAGAATCTCTTACTTCAGTGCATGGAAAGTTTATCTAGAGCAAGATGTGGTTCTGCCTGGAATTGCGCTTGCTTTACTCTACTTTACCGTACTTAG CTTCGGAACTCTAATGACTGCTGCTTTGGTATGGCAAGGCATACCAGCCTATATAATTGGGATTGCACGAGGAATAAGCGCCACGATAGGGATTCTTGCAACTTTTTTGTACCCTGTTTTAGAATCACAGCTTTCAACACTTCGTACAGGTCTCTGGTCAATTTGGTCTCAG TGGACTTGCCTAGTGGTATGTGTAGCTTCAATTTGGGTCCCGAATAAACTTGGAGCAGCATATTTGCTTATGGGTGGAGTGGCTCTGTCACGTCTTGGACTTTGGATGTTTGATTTAGCAGTCATTCAGCAAATGCAG GATCAAGTTCCGGAATCTGATCGTTGTGTTGTTGGAGGTGTTCAAAACTCTCTACAGTCTGTGTTGGACTTGACCACTTATGTCATGGGCATAATAATATCTAATCCCCGG GACTTCTGGAAGTTGATAATCTTATCTTTGCTCGTGGTGACACTGGCTGCAGTACTGTACAGTATACACATTTATCGCGTAAGAAAGCATCTCTTTCATTTGGAGAAGCTGTATCCACTTGTCAGAATTGTTTTCAGGTCGACTTAG